A window from Desulfonatronum sp. SC1 encodes these proteins:
- a CDS encoding MASE3 domain-containing protein, producing the protein MLVLLFIVSRYNATLFQAMAEIFSIAVAWAVFMVVWNARRFINNDALLLLGSAYLFIGFTDLLHALALLQRDIFFDAPNVDLPTQLWLAGRYMEGLAMLLFALVLGRTFRPFFGLLFWAGLALFLLAAIFYWRVFPVTYVEGEGLTPFKLWSEFVVCLFLLVALAVLFRRRGLLDVRVYRLIFLAMVTSLASESTFVFHTCVDCPPNVFGHFLKIISCLFIYLALIRSGLKHPFDLLFRDLERDKEELLATKQHLNLIFDTAPVLIWQKDRNGTYLAVNRVFCQTVGVEPEQAVGKTDQDIFPPKIARKFVLDDQEVLRTGRDKIGMEEQYVGTTGRLGWVVTDKLAYRDRNGNIAGTIGFAKDVTERKQAQMREKTQQEQLTQAAKMTALGTLVAGVAHEVNNPNNFIILNTPLLEEVWADSLPVLDTHHAGHPEFRLAGMPYPPMRDNVARLFSGIHEGSKRIKRIVAELKTFARQLPLDMGSEVRLNEVVEAALTMLRKTIAEHTNLFETRLDPNLPSVRGDFQKLEQVVVNLLINACQALPDKDRRIVLETYSDLDEEAVVLRITDEGEGIAPENIERICDPFFSTRHDIGGTGLGLSITSSIIQSHKGRMTFDSAPGLGTTVTIFLKALS; encoded by the coding sequence ATGCTCGTACTTTTGTTCATTGTCAGCAGGTATAACGCCACGCTCTTTCAGGCCATGGCGGAGATTTTCTCCATTGCCGTGGCCTGGGCCGTGTTCATGGTGGTCTGGAACGCTCGACGCTTCATCAACAACGACGCCTTGCTCCTGTTGGGCTCGGCCTATTTGTTCATTGGCTTCACCGATCTCCTGCACGCATTGGCCTTGCTGCAAAGAGATATTTTCTTCGATGCGCCGAACGTGGACCTTCCAACCCAGCTCTGGCTTGCCGGACGGTATATGGAGGGACTGGCCATGCTGCTTTTCGCGCTTGTCCTGGGCCGCACCTTCCGTCCCTTCTTCGGGTTGTTATTTTGGGCCGGCCTGGCTCTTTTCCTGTTGGCCGCCATTTTTTACTGGCGGGTGTTTCCGGTCACGTATGTGGAAGGCGAGGGGCTGACTCCCTTCAAACTGTGGAGTGAATTCGTCGTCTGCCTGTTCCTGCTGGTCGCCCTGGCGGTGCTTTTTCGCCGTCGCGGCCTGCTCGACGTCAGGGTTTACAGGCTGATTTTTCTGGCCATGGTTACATCCCTGGCCTCTGAATCCACCTTCGTTTTTCACACCTGCGTCGACTGTCCTCCCAATGTCTTCGGCCATTTTTTGAAAATCATCTCCTGTCTGTTCATCTATCTGGCACTGATCCGGTCCGGGTTAAAACATCCTTTTGATCTGTTGTTTCGTGACCTGGAGCGGGATAAGGAGGAACTTTTGGCGACCAAACAGCATCTGAACCTGATTTTCGACACGGCTCCGGTCCTGATTTGGCAAAAAGACCGCAATGGAACCTACTTGGCGGTGAACAGGGTCTTCTGTCAGACAGTGGGTGTGGAGCCGGAGCAGGCTGTCGGCAAGACCGACCAGGACATCTTTCCGCCAAAGATCGCGCGGAAATTCGTTCTGGACGATCAGGAGGTGCTGCGCACGGGTCGCGACAAGATCGGCATGGAGGAGCAGTACGTCGGCACCACGGGGAGGCTGGGCTGGGTCGTGACGGACAAGCTGGCCTACCGTGACCGAAACGGCAACATCGCCGGAACCATCGGCTTTGCCAAGGATGTCACCGAGCGCAAGCAGGCCCAGATGCGCGAAAAGACTCAGCAGGAACAACTGACCCAGGCCGCCAAGATGACCGCGCTGGGGACCCTGGTGGCAGGCGTGGCCCACGAGGTGAACAACCCCAACAATTTCATCATCCTGAACACGCCCCTGCTGGAGGAAGTCTGGGCCGACTCCCTGCCGGTCCTGGACACGCACCATGCCGGTCATCCGGAGTTCAGGCTGGCCGGGATGCCGTATCCGCCGATGCGCGATAACGTGGCCAGGCTGTTCTCGGGCATCCATGAAGGAAGCAAGCGGATCAAGCGGATCGTCGCCGAGCTGAAGACGTTTGCGCGGCAGCTTCCCCTGGACATGGGAAGCGAGGTGCGGCTGAACGAGGTCGTTGAGGCGGCCCTGACCATGCTCCGCAAGACCATCGCCGAGCATACCAATCTGTTCGAGACGCGGTTGGACCCGAATCTTCCCTCAGTGCGCGGAGACTTTCAAAAACTGGAGCAGGTCGTCGTCAATCTGCTGATCAACGCCTGTCAGGCCTTGCCGGACAAGGACCGCCGAATCGTCCTGGAAACCTATTCCGATTTGGACGAGGAAGCCGTGGTTTTACGCATCACTGATGAAGGGGAGGGGATCGCCCCGGAAAATATTGAACGGATCTGCGATCCATTCTTCAGCACCCGACACGACATCGGCGGCACCGGCTTGGGCTTGTCCATCACCTCGTCGATCATCCAGAGTCATAAAGGCCGGATGACCTTTGATTCCGCGCCGGGCTTGGGGACCACCGTGACGATTTTTCTCAAGGCGCTATCATGA